In Tistrella bauzanensis, the genomic stretch CAATGGCAAAACGACCAGTGGCCGCCAGAATGACGACGTCTTCCGGCTGGACCTCGACGCGGAGTGATCCGCGGACCATATAGAAGAGCGCGCACCTCGTTCGGGCGTGTGGCCATACATGCGGTGGCCCATGCCGCCACACCGGGAGAGTCATCACGATGACCATCCGCCTTCGCAGGCTCGCCGTTGCGCTCGCCCTTGGCGCAGCCATACCGGTCCTGCCTGTCATCGGGTCGACGGCCATCACCGCCGCCTCGGCACAAGCGAACCCCGAAGCGGCATCGGCTGCCATCGAGGCGTTCGGCAACAACGCGATTGCGGCGCTGTCCGAGCCGGGCCTGTCGGCCGAGCAGCGGACCGAGCGCTTCCGCGCCCTGTTCCACGAAGGCTTCGACTTCGACTGGATCTCGCGTTTCGTGCTGGGACGCCATTGGCGCGCGGCCGATGAAAGCCAGCGCGCGGCGTTCCGCGACGCCTTCGACGCCTATGTCGTCTCGACCTATTCCAGCCGGTTTTCCGATTATGTCGCAGGCACCTACAGCCAGAAGCTGGCCCAGTCCGGACAGGCCAAGGCCTTCACCACCACGGGTGCGAGGCCTGACAGCAATGACGATCGGATGGCCGTGGTCTCGGGCCGCATGTGGCGCCCCGACGGACCGCCGGTGCCGCTGGACTTCCGCGTCCGGGTCGATGGCCCAACCCCTAAGATCATCGATATCGCCATCGAGGGCGTGAGCATGGCCATCACCCAGCGCTCGGAATTCTCGTCGGTGATCGAACGCTCGGGCATCAACGGTCTGGTCACCGAACTGAACCGCCGGACAGAGCAGGCCACCGCCCGCAATTCCTGACCCCGACAAGGCACGGCTTTACAGGCGCGCCACGACATGAGACCGGCCGTTCCCCGGGGAGCGGCCGGTTTTTCGTGTCTGATGTGTCCGGCCGAGGGGTCAAATGAAAATCACCCGCCCTCGGATGGCCGGAGGCGGGCGATGATCACATATCGGCTATGCTCGACGTGTCAGGTTCAGCCGCGGGTCAGCGGCTTGTACTTGATCTGGTGCGGCTCGACGGCGGCGTCACCCAGGCGGCGGCGCTTGTCGATTTCATAGGCCTCGAAATTGCCCTCGAACCATTCGACATGGCTGTCGCCCTCGAAGGCGAGGATATGGCTGGCGATACGGTCGAGGAACCAGCGATCATGGCTGATGACGATGGCCGAACCGCCGAAGTCGAGCAGCGCGTCTTCCAGCGCCCGCAGGGTGTCGACGTCCAGATCGTTGGTCGGCTCGTCGAGCAGGATCAGATTGCCGCCCGACTTCAGGGTCCGAGCCAGATGCACGCGGTTGCGCTCACCGCCCGACAACTGGCCGACCTTCTTCTGCTGGTCGGAGCCCTTGAAGTTGAAGGCGCCACAATAGGCCCGGCTCTTCACCGTGCGCTTGCCGAGCACGATGTCTTCATGACCGCCGGAGATTTCCTCCCAGACGGTCTTGTTGGGGTCGAGCGCGTCGCGGCTCTGATCGACATAGGCGAGCTTGACCGTCTCGCCGACGCGGAAGCTGCCGGTATCCGGCGTTTCGGCGCCGGTGATCATCTTGAACAGCGTCGACTTGCCGGCACCGTTCGGGCCGATCACACCCACCAGCGCGCCGGGCGGGATGCGGAAGTTCAGATCGTCGATCAGCAGCCGCTCACCGAAGCCCTTCGAGACGTGCTCGGCCTCGACCACCACATTGCCAAGACGCGGCCCGGCCGGGATGACGATCTGCGCCGCATCGGTGACGCGCTCGCGATCCTGTTCCAGCAGCCGTTCATAGGCGGCAAGACGGGCCTTCGACTTGGTGCGCCGGGCGGAGGGCGAGGACCGAACCCATTCCAGCTCCTGCTTGAGGGTCTTCTGGCGGGAGCTTTCTTCCTTCTCTTCCTGGGCGAGCCGCTTCGACTTGTGCTCAAGCCAGGCCGAGTAATTGCCTTCGAACGGCAGCGCGCGGCCGCGATCCAGCTCCAGAATCCAGCCGGCGACGTTGTCGAGGAAGTAACGATCATGGGTGACCGCCACCACGGTGCCCGGATAATCGTGCAGGAACCGCTCCAGCCACGCGACCGATTCCGCGTCCAGATGGTTGGTCGGCTCGTCGAGCAGCAGCATGTCGGGCTTCGACAGCAGCAGCTGGCACAGGGCCACGCGGCGACGCTCACCACCCGACAGCGTGGTCACGTCGCTCTCGGCCGGCGGGCAGCGCAGCGCATCCATGGCGATCTCGACCGTCCGGTCGATGTCCCAGCCATTGACCGCCTCGATCTTTTCCTGAAGCTCGGACTGCTCGTTGATCAGCGCGTCCATCTCGTCAGGGTCTTCGATCTCGGCGAACTTCGCGCTGACCGCCTCGAACTTGTCCAGCAGATCCTTGACCGACCGGACACCATCCATGATGTTTTCCAGCACCGACTTCGAGGCGTCGAGCTGCGGCTCCTGCGACAGCAGGCCGACCTTCAGCCCCTCGGCCGCCCAGGCCTCGCCGGTATAATCAGTGTCCTGCCCCGCCATGATCTTCAGCAGGGTGGACTTGCCCGAGCCGTTCACGCCGAGCACGCCGATCTTGGCGCCCGGCAGGAATGAGAGGGTCACATCCTTCACGACCTGACGGCCGCCGGGATAGGCCTTGTTCAGGCCGCGCATCATATAGACGTAC encodes the following:
- the ettA gene encoding energy-dependent translational throttle protein EttA, coding for MASYQYVYMMRGLNKAYPGGRQVVKDVTLSFLPGAKIGVLGVNGSGKSTLLKIMAGQDTDYTGEAWAAEGLKVGLLSQEPQLDASKSVLENIMDGVRSVKDLLDKFEAVSAKFAEIEDPDEMDALINEQSELQEKIEAVNGWDIDRTVEIAMDALRCPPAESDVTTLSGGERRRVALCQLLLSKPDMLLLDEPTNHLDAESVAWLERFLHDYPGTVVAVTHDRYFLDNVAGWILELDRGRALPFEGNYSAWLEHKSKRLAQEEKEESSRQKTLKQELEWVRSSPSARRTKSKARLAAYERLLEQDRERVTDAAQIVIPAGPRLGNVVVEAEHVSKGFGERLLIDDLNFRIPPGALVGVIGPNGAGKSTLFKMITGAETPDTGSFRVGETVKLAYVDQSRDALDPNKTVWEEISGGHEDIVLGKRTVKSRAYCGAFNFKGSDQQKKVGQLSGGERNRVHLARTLKSGGNLILLDEPTNDLDVDTLRALEDALLDFGGSAIVISHDRWFLDRIASHILAFEGDSHVEWFEGNFEAYEIDKRRRLGDAAVEPHQIKYKPLTRG
- a CDS encoding MlaC/ttg2D family ABC transporter substrate-binding protein yields the protein MTIRLRRLAVALALGAAIPVLPVIGSTAITAASAQANPEAASAAIEAFGNNAIAALSEPGLSAEQRTERFRALFHEGFDFDWISRFVLGRHWRAADESQRAAFRDAFDAYVVSTYSSRFSDYVAGTYSQKLAQSGQAKAFTTTGARPDSNDDRMAVVSGRMWRPDGPPVPLDFRVRVDGPTPKIIDIAIEGVSMAITQRSEFSSVIERSGINGLVTELNRRTEQATARNS